In Planctomycetia bacterium, one DNA window encodes the following:
- a CDS encoding phosphoglycerate dehydrogenase — MADLKVLVADKIAEEGLARLRATQGLLVDVRTGLSPADLAAIVGDYDGLIIRSGVKVTAEVFAKPGRLRVIARAGVGVDNVDVPAATAAGVLVMNTPDANTISTAEHTMAMLLALMHRIPDAHAHVRNGAWDRAAFVGRQLAGKTLGIVGLGRVGRAVAERALAFGMDVWAFDPFVSGETALDGAVRIAPSLDDLLGRVDCLTLHAALTGDNKHLIGAAQLARMKPSAVLVNCARGALVDESALADALNSGRLAGAAIDVFANEPPVGSPLPGAKNIVLTPHLGASTAEAQTAVSTDAVDELLDYLLHGRIRGAVNVAGLPANLTDRDRAYLDLTARMAAVLAPFCADGVDRVLLATHGEQHLTALCPTLALQALAELMSPHIEGRLNLVNAAAFARQRGIDVQNAAHSAQRDYLETVTIEIERRGAKHAVEGAVFVDGRPRILAIDGYRMEMVPEGPLVLIFNDDRPGVIGVVGTLFGDRQINIADMFLSRRDRTALMVLRLDAQPPAHVLDALRAHAAIVSVQTVALPPLR; from the coding sequence ATGGCGGATTTGAAAGTACTCGTCGCCGACAAGATCGCCGAAGAAGGCCTCGCCCGCCTGCGCGCCACGCAGGGTCTTTTGGTCGACGTGCGCACCGGACTGTCGCCGGCCGATCTTGCGGCGATCGTCGGCGATTACGACGGTCTCATCATTCGCTCGGGTGTGAAAGTCACCGCCGAGGTGTTCGCCAAACCCGGTCGGCTGCGCGTCATCGCGCGTGCCGGAGTCGGTGTCGACAACGTCGACGTGCCCGCGGCGACGGCGGCCGGCGTGCTCGTGATGAACACGCCCGACGCCAACACGATCTCCACGGCCGAGCACACGATGGCGATGCTGCTCGCGTTGATGCACCGCATCCCGGATGCGCACGCGCACGTGCGCAATGGCGCGTGGGATCGGGCGGCCTTCGTCGGGCGGCAACTGGCCGGCAAGACGCTCGGCATCGTCGGTTTGGGTCGCGTGGGCCGGGCGGTGGCCGAGCGGGCGCTGGCGTTCGGAATGGACGTGTGGGCGTTTGACCCGTTTGTCAGCGGCGAGACGGCGCTGGACGGCGCGGTGCGGATCGCGCCGAGCCTGGACGATCTGCTCGGTCGCGTCGATTGTCTGACGCTGCACGCCGCGCTCACGGGCGACAACAAACATCTGATCGGCGCGGCGCAGCTCGCCCGAATGAAACCGTCGGCCGTGCTGGTCAACTGTGCCCGCGGCGCGCTGGTGGACGAGTCCGCGCTGGCCGACGCATTGAACAGCGGCCGGCTTGCAGGGGCCGCGATCGACGTCTTCGCCAACGAGCCGCCGGTCGGCAGCCCGCTGCCAGGCGCGAAGAACATTGTTCTCACGCCGCACTTGGGCGCATCTACCGCCGAAGCACAAACCGCCGTGTCCACCGACGCGGTCGATGAACTGCTCGATTACCTGCTGCACGGGCGCATCCGCGGGGCGGTGAACGTCGCCGGTTTGCCGGCCAATCTGACCGACCGCGACCGGGCGTATCTCGATCTGACCGCGCGGATGGCCGCCGTGCTGGCGCCGTTCTGCGCCGACGGCGTGGATCGTGTCTTACTTGCGACACATGGCGAGCAGCATCTCACCGCGTTGTGTCCGACGCTCGCGTTACAGGCCCTCGCCGAACTGATGAGTCCGCACATCGAGGGGCGGCTGAACCTCGTGAACGCCGCCGCCTTCGCCCGGCAGCGCGGCATCGACGTGCAGAACGCGGCACACTCCGCCCAGCGGGATTACCTCGAAACCGTCACCATCGAGATCGAGCGGCGCGGCGCGAAGCACGCCGTCGAAGGGGCCGTGTTCGTCGACGGTCGCCCGCGCATCCTCGCCATCGACGGCTATCGCATGGAAATGGTGCCCGAGGGGCCGCTCGTCCTGATCTTCAACGATGATCGGCCCGGCGTGATCGGCGTGGTGGGGACGCTCTTCGGCGATCGGCAGATCAACATCGCGGACATGTTCCTGTCACGCCGCGATCGAACGGCGCTGATGGTTCTGCGGCTCGATGCCCAGCCGCCGGCGCACGTGCTCGATGCGCTGCGCGCCCATGCGGCAATTGTGTCGGTTCAGACCGTCGCGCTCCCGCCGCTGCGATGA
- a CDS encoding hydroxyacid dehydrogenase: MRLLIAEKFPEDKLAAFRELGLQTTYQPDLTLEQLTRAVADADILVVRGREVPAEVIDAGKHLALIIRAGAGVNTIDVAAASRRGIFVANCPGKNAVAVAELTMGLLLAIDRRIPQNTADLRAHQWNKKEYSKADGLKGKVFGIVGMGQIGEAVARRARAFEMPVIAWSRSLTPLRAEELGIGRCETVRELCQKADVVSVHLAQTAETKKLFNAEMFAAMKPGAIFLNTSRGGVVDQKALIDAMKTRGLRAGLDVFDPEPAGGKEAFADEILDLPGLVGTHHIGASTEQAQSAIADEAVRIVKCFMTTGEAPNCVNIEPNPPVKCHLVVRHYDKVGVLAAVLDKLRRANINVEGMNNTVFQGAKAAVATIQLGDKPTAELVAEIAAMHDMVIKVEAKNVD; the protein is encoded by the coding sequence ATGCGGCTGCTGATTGCAGAAAAGTTTCCCGAAGACAAGCTGGCGGCCTTTCGCGAGCTGGGTCTGCAAACCACCTACCAGCCCGATCTGACGCTGGAGCAACTGACCCGGGCCGTCGCCGATGCGGACATCCTCGTGGTGCGCGGCCGGGAAGTGCCGGCCGAGGTGATCGACGCCGGAAAGCATCTCGCACTGATCATCCGCGCGGGCGCGGGCGTGAACACGATCGACGTGGCCGCCGCCAGCCGCCGGGGGATTTTCGTCGCGAACTGCCCCGGCAAGAACGCAGTCGCCGTCGCGGAGCTGACGATGGGCCTGCTGCTGGCGATTGATCGGCGCATCCCGCAGAACACGGCCGATCTGCGGGCGCACCAGTGGAACAAGAAGGAGTATTCGAAGGCCGACGGGTTGAAAGGCAAGGTTTTCGGCATCGTCGGCATGGGACAGATCGGCGAGGCCGTCGCGCGGCGGGCCAGGGCGTTCGAGATGCCGGTCATTGCATGGTCGCGTTCGCTGACGCCGTTGCGCGCGGAGGAATTGGGTATCGGCCGGTGCGAAACCGTGCGCGAATTGTGCCAGAAGGCCGACGTGGTGTCGGTGCATCTGGCGCAGACCGCGGAGACGAAAAAACTGTTCAACGCCGAGATGTTCGCGGCGATGAAGCCTGGCGCGATCTTTCTCAACACGTCGCGTGGCGGCGTGGTGGATCAAAAAGCGCTGATCGACGCGATGAAGACGCGCGGTCTTCGCGCCGGCCTGGATGTCTTCGACCCCGAGCCGGCCGGCGGAAAGGAAGCCTTCGCCGATGAGATTCTCGACCTGCCCGGGCTGGTCGGCACGCACCACATCGGCGCATCGACCGAGCAGGCGCAAAGCGCCATCGCCGATGAGGCCGTTCGCATCGTGAAGTGTTTCATGACTACGGGCGAAGCGCCGAACTGCGTGAACATCGAGCCGAACCCGCCGGTGAAGTGCCACCTCGTCGTGCGGCACTACGACAAGGTCGGCGTGCTGGCGGCTGTGCTGGACAAGCTGCGCCGGGCGAACATCAACGTCGAAGGGATGAACAACACGGTCTTTCAGGGGGCCAAGGCCGCCGTGGCGACGATCCAGTTGGGCGACAAGCCCACGGCGGAACTGGTGGCCGAGATCGCCGCGATGCACGATATGGTCATCAAGGTCGAAGCAAAGAACGTCGATTAG
- a CDS encoding sigma-54-dependent Fis family transcriptional regulator, translated as MSDTAFILIVEDERSHGEAIKEGLERAGHVCHLVESGDEAVSSMRARPPHVVITDYRLGGKVNGLEVLYAAKSVSTWTQGILITAHGDERLVRDALVEAGAFDYLPKPLDLERLRDAVQRAARKAMTLRENFMLREQLGQACSFEGIIAASSAMRGVLDRVRRLANTKLTVLIYGESGTGKELIARAIHNNSDRRRKPWIPVNCAGISEGILESELFGHVKGAFTNALTDRRGLFEEADGGTIFLDEIGDMPLTMQSKLLRVLENGEVVRVGSSKPIKVDVRVVAATNRDLKEAVNKKEFREDLFFRINQADINLLPLRDRKEDLAPLIHHFIEQANELHGKEVKHITPECLRLLMNYRWPGNVRELRNAINQMVVFSSGDTLDVKDLPATPPISATTDIVPVRPRPFSATLKELEVVAIQHALAANQGNREKAAKQLGIGARTLYRKIKEYGIQ; from the coding sequence GTGTCGGATACGGCTTTTATTCTCATTGTGGAAGACGAGCGCTCGCATGGTGAGGCCATCAAGGAGGGCCTCGAGCGTGCAGGGCACGTCTGTCATCTGGTCGAGTCGGGCGACGAGGCCGTGTCGTCGATGCGCGCGCGCCCGCCGCACGTGGTCATTACCGACTACCGCCTGGGCGGAAAAGTGAACGGATTGGAGGTGCTGTACGCGGCGAAATCGGTCAGCACGTGGACGCAGGGCATTCTCATCACCGCGCACGGCGACGAACGGCTGGTGCGTGACGCGCTCGTGGAAGCCGGGGCGTTTGATTACCTGCCCAAGCCGCTGGACCTCGAGCGGTTGCGCGATGCGGTGCAGCGCGCGGCGCGCAAGGCCATGACCCTGCGCGAGAACTTCATGCTCCGCGAGCAGTTGGGCCAGGCCTGTTCGTTTGAGGGCATCATCGCGGCGAGCAGCGCGATGCGCGGCGTGCTCGATCGCGTGCGCCGGCTGGCCAACACCAAGCTCACGGTTCTGATCTACGGCGAATCGGGCACGGGCAAGGAGCTGATCGCTCGTGCGATTCACAACAATTCCGACCGCCGCCGCAAGCCGTGGATTCCCGTCAACTGCGCCGGCATCTCCGAGGGCATTCTCGAATCCGAGCTGTTCGGGCACGTCAAAGGCGCGTTCACCAACGCGCTCACCGACCGGCGCGGGTTGTTTGAGGAGGCTGACGGCGGCACGATCTTTCTCGACGAGATCGGTGACATGCCGCTGACGATGCAGAGCAAGCTGCTGCGCGTGCTGGAGAACGGCGAGGTCGTGCGCGTCGGTTCGAGCAAGCCCATCAAGGTGGACGTGCGCGTCGTGGCGGCGACGAACCGCGACCTGAAGGAGGCCGTGAACAAGAAGGAGTTCCGCGAAGATTTGTTCTTCCGCATCAATCAGGCCGACATCAACCTGCTGCCGCTGCGCGATCGCAAGGAGGATCTCGCGCCGCTCATTCACCATTTCATCGAGCAGGCCAACGAACTGCACGGCAAAGAGGTGAAACACATCACGCCGGAGTGCCTGCGCCTGCTGATGAACTATCGCTGGCCCGGCAACGTGCGCGAGCTGCGCAACGCGATCAACCAGATGGTCGTCTTCTCATCGGGTGATACGCTCGACGTCAAGGACCTGCCCGCGACGCCGCCGATCAGCGCGACGACCGACATCGTACCGGTGCGCCCACGGCCGTTCAGCGCGACGTTAAAGGAGCTCGAAGTCGTGGCGATCCAGCACGCACTGGCCGCGAACCAGGGCAACCGCGAGAAAGCCGCGAAGCAACTCGGCATCGGCGCACGCACGCTGTATCGCAAAATAAAGGAATACGGCATTCAGTAG